From Panicum hallii strain FIL2 chromosome 2, PHallii_v3.1, whole genome shotgun sequence, a single genomic window includes:
- the LOC112880422 gene encoding two-component response regulator-like PRR37 isoform X2 has protein sequence MGGARQQPGVDGPSLRDARLLGNGAVGVAGGYGEDDLRSSDRPDGLLSGPTAGPQQGSDMENHQQQVCWERFLQKKTIRVLLVESDDSTRQVVSALLRHCMYEVIPAENGQQAWSYLEDMQNNIDFVLAEVFMPGISGISLLSRIMSHSICKNIPVIMMSSNDAMDTVFKCLSKGAVDFLVKPIRKNELKNLWQHVWRRCQSSSGSGSESGIQTQKCAKSKGGDESDNNIGSNENDHDDDASMGLNARDGSDNGSGTQAQSSWTKRAVEIDSPQDMSPDQLADPPDSTCAQVIHPKSEICSNRLLPGTANRNFKKQKDTNDEGKNLEIGAPRNLNMDHQSSPNERPIKPADGRCEYPPENNSKESMIENLEEPTVQAADLIGSMAKNMDAHQATRAADAPNCSSKVPEGKDMNRDNVLPLLELSLKRSRSSVGCANTGQDEQRNILRRSDLSAFTRYHTSVASNQGGTGFVGSSSPHDNSSEAMKTDSTYNMKSNSDAAPIKQGSNGSSNNNDMGSTTKPTTNKERVMSHSAVKANAHTSAFHPVQHWTVPANAAGKAKADEMANNATKNGHPGEVQSNLVQHPRPILYVHFDVPRENGGSGAQQCGSSSVFDPPLEGQAANYGVNGSNSGSNNGTNGQNGSNAGTSTAAANDERTNTEIDNGAIDKSGPGGGNGSGSGSGNDTYVKRFAPAITPREARLMKYWEKKKDRDFGKKVRYQSRKRLADQRPRVRGQFVKQAVQDQGGREGAGDR, from the exons ATGGGAGGTGCCCGTCAGCAACCGGGCGTGGACGGACCTTCCCTCAGAGATGCCAGACTGCTTGGGAACGGCGCCGTGGGTGTGGCTGGAGGCTATGGGGAGGACGACTTGAGGAGCAGTGACCGGCCGGATGGCCTGCTCAGCGGGCCAACCGCTGGTCCGCAGCAGGGAAGTGACATGGAAAACCACCAGCAGCAGGTCTGCTGGGAGCGCTTCCTCCAGAAGAAGACTATCAGAGTCTTGCTCGTGGAGAGTGATGATTCAACTAGGCAGGTGGTCAGTGCCCTGCTTCGTCACTGCATGTATGAAG TTATCCCCGCCGAAAATGGCCAGCAAGCATGGAGTTATCTTGAAGACATGCAAAACAACATAGATTTTGTTTTGGCTGAGGTTTTTATGCCTGGTATATCTGGAATATCTCTGCTGAGTAGGATCATGAGCCACAGTATTTGCAAGAATATTCCAGTGATTA TGATGTCTTCGAATGATGCCATGGATACTGTCTTTAAATGTTTGTCAAAAGGTGCCGTTGACTTTTTAGTCAAGCCTATACGTAAGAATGAACTTAAGAACCTTTGGCAGCATGTGTGGAGACGGTGCCAGAGT TCCAGTGGCAGTGGAAGCGAAAGTGGCATTCAGACACAGAAGTGTGCCAAATCAAAAGGCGGTGATGAATCCGATAACAACATTGGTAGCAACGAAAACGATCACGATGATGATGCAAGCATGGGACTTAATGCAAGGGATGGCAGTGATAATGGCAGTGGCACTCAA GCGCAGAGCTCGTGGACTAAGCGTGCTGTGGAGATTGACAGTCCACAGGATATGTCTCCAGATCAGTTAGCTGATCCACCTGATAGCACTTGTGCACAAGTGATCCACCCAAAATCGGAGATATGTAGCAACAGATTGCTACCAGGTACAGCCAACAGAAACTTCAAGAAGCAAAAAGACACTAATG ACGAGGGGAAGAACTTGGAGATAGGTGCCCCTAGAAATTTAAATATGGATCATCAATCTTCCCCAAACGAGAGACCCATCAAACCAGCAGATGGACGTTGTGAGTACCCACCAGAAAACAATTCAAAGGAATCAATGATAGAAAATTTAGAGGAGCCAACTGTTCAAGCTGCTGATCTAATTGGTTCAATGGCCAAAAACATGGATGCCCACCAGGCAACAAGAGCTGCAGATGCCCCTAATTGCTCTTCCAAAGTGCCAGAAGGGAAAGATATGAACCGTGACAATGTTTTGCCATTACTTGAGTTGAGTTTGAAGAGGTCGAGATCATCTGTAGGTTGTGCCAATACAGGCCAAGATGAACAACGGAATATATTAAGACGATCAGATCTCTCAGCATTCACAAG GTACCATACATCTGTAGCTTCCAATCAAGGAGGGACAGGATTTGTCGGGAGTTCTTCGCCGCATGATAACAGCTCTGAGGCTATGAAAACGGACTCTACTTACAACATGAAGTCAAATTCAGATGCTGCTCCGATAAAACAAGGCTCCAATGGCAGTAGCAATAACAATGACATGGGTTCCACTACAAAGCCTACTACAAATAAGGAGAGAGTGATGTCCCACTCAGCTGTTAAGGCTAATGCACACACATCAGCGTTTCATCCTGTGCAGCACTGGACGGTTCCAGCTAATGCAGCAGGAAAAGCGAAGGCTGATGAAATGGCCAACAATGCAACTAAGAATGGTCACCCTGGTGAAGTGCAGAGCAACCTCGTGCAACACCCTCGTCCAATCCTTTATGTCCATTTTGATGTGCCACGGGAGAATGGTGGGTCAGGAGCTCAGCAATGTGGTTCCTCCAGCGTATTTGATCCTCCACTTGAAGGTCAAGCTGCCAACTATGGTGTGAATGGGAGCAACTCAGGCAGTAACAATGGAACCAATGGGCAGAATGGAAGCAACGCTGGCACAAGTACGGCTGCTGCAAATGATGAAAGGACAAACACGGAGATTGATAATGGTGCCATTGACAAAAGTGGACCTGGAGGTGGCAATGGGAGTGGAAGTGGCAGCGGCAATGACACATATGTGAAACGCTTCGCCCCAGCCATTACACCACGAGAAGCACGACTGATGAAATAttgggagaaaaagaaagatcGAGACTTTGGGAAAAAG GTGCGATACCAGAGTAGAAAGAGGTTGGCTGATCAGCGGCCGCGGGTCCGTGGGCAGTTCGTGAAGCAAGCTGTGCAAGATCAGGGTGGACGGGAAGGAGCTGGAGATAGATGA
- the LOC112880422 gene encoding two-component response regulator-like PRR37 isoform X1, producing the protein MGGARQQPGVDGPSLRDARLLGNGAVGVAGGYGEDDLRSSDRPDGLLSGPTAGPQQGSDMENHQQQVCWERFLQKKTIRVLLVESDDSTRQVVSALLRHCMYEVIPAENGQQAWSYLEDMQNNIDFVLAEVFMPGISGISLLSRIMSHSICKNIPVIMMSSNDAMDTVFKCLSKGAVDFLVKPIRKNELKNLWQHVWRRCQSSSGSGSESGIQTQKCAKSKGGDESDNNIGSNENDHDDDASMGLNARDGSDNGSGTQDLNDLMGLGGNQRMAQSSWTKRAVEIDSPQDMSPDQLADPPDSTCAQVIHPKSEICSNRLLPGTANRNFKKQKDTNDEGKNLEIGAPRNLNMDHQSSPNERPIKPADGRCEYPPENNSKESMIENLEEPTVQAADLIGSMAKNMDAHQATRAADAPNCSSKVPEGKDMNRDNVLPLLELSLKRSRSSVGCANTGQDEQRNILRRSDLSAFTRYHTSVASNQGGTGFVGSSSPHDNSSEAMKTDSTYNMKSNSDAAPIKQGSNGSSNNNDMGSTTKPTTNKERVMSHSAVKANAHTSAFHPVQHWTVPANAAGKAKADEMANNATKNGHPGEVQSNLVQHPRPILYVHFDVPRENGGSGAQQCGSSSVFDPPLEGQAANYGVNGSNSGSNNGTNGQNGSNAGTSTAAANDERTNTEIDNGAIDKSGPGGGNGSGSGSGNDTYVKRFAPAITPREARLMKYWEKKKDRDFGKKVRYQSRKRLADQRPRVRGQFVKQAVQDQGGREGAGDR; encoded by the exons ATGGGAGGTGCCCGTCAGCAACCGGGCGTGGACGGACCTTCCCTCAGAGATGCCAGACTGCTTGGGAACGGCGCCGTGGGTGTGGCTGGAGGCTATGGGGAGGACGACTTGAGGAGCAGTGACCGGCCGGATGGCCTGCTCAGCGGGCCAACCGCTGGTCCGCAGCAGGGAAGTGACATGGAAAACCACCAGCAGCAGGTCTGCTGGGAGCGCTTCCTCCAGAAGAAGACTATCAGAGTCTTGCTCGTGGAGAGTGATGATTCAACTAGGCAGGTGGTCAGTGCCCTGCTTCGTCACTGCATGTATGAAG TTATCCCCGCCGAAAATGGCCAGCAAGCATGGAGTTATCTTGAAGACATGCAAAACAACATAGATTTTGTTTTGGCTGAGGTTTTTATGCCTGGTATATCTGGAATATCTCTGCTGAGTAGGATCATGAGCCACAGTATTTGCAAGAATATTCCAGTGATTA TGATGTCTTCGAATGATGCCATGGATACTGTCTTTAAATGTTTGTCAAAAGGTGCCGTTGACTTTTTAGTCAAGCCTATACGTAAGAATGAACTTAAGAACCTTTGGCAGCATGTGTGGAGACGGTGCCAGAGT TCCAGTGGCAGTGGAAGCGAAAGTGGCATTCAGACACAGAAGTGTGCCAAATCAAAAGGCGGTGATGAATCCGATAACAACATTGGTAGCAACGAAAACGATCACGATGATGATGCAAGCATGGGACTTAATGCAAGGGATGGCAGTGATAATGGCAGTGGCACTCAA GATTTAAATGATCTGATGGGGTTGGGTGGCAATCAGAGAATG GCGCAGAGCTCGTGGACTAAGCGTGCTGTGGAGATTGACAGTCCACAGGATATGTCTCCAGATCAGTTAGCTGATCCACCTGATAGCACTTGTGCACAAGTGATCCACCCAAAATCGGAGATATGTAGCAACAGATTGCTACCAGGTACAGCCAACAGAAACTTCAAGAAGCAAAAAGACACTAATG ACGAGGGGAAGAACTTGGAGATAGGTGCCCCTAGAAATTTAAATATGGATCATCAATCTTCCCCAAACGAGAGACCCATCAAACCAGCAGATGGACGTTGTGAGTACCCACCAGAAAACAATTCAAAGGAATCAATGATAGAAAATTTAGAGGAGCCAACTGTTCAAGCTGCTGATCTAATTGGTTCAATGGCCAAAAACATGGATGCCCACCAGGCAACAAGAGCTGCAGATGCCCCTAATTGCTCTTCCAAAGTGCCAGAAGGGAAAGATATGAACCGTGACAATGTTTTGCCATTACTTGAGTTGAGTTTGAAGAGGTCGAGATCATCTGTAGGTTGTGCCAATACAGGCCAAGATGAACAACGGAATATATTAAGACGATCAGATCTCTCAGCATTCACAAG GTACCATACATCTGTAGCTTCCAATCAAGGAGGGACAGGATTTGTCGGGAGTTCTTCGCCGCATGATAACAGCTCTGAGGCTATGAAAACGGACTCTACTTACAACATGAAGTCAAATTCAGATGCTGCTCCGATAAAACAAGGCTCCAATGGCAGTAGCAATAACAATGACATGGGTTCCACTACAAAGCCTACTACAAATAAGGAGAGAGTGATGTCCCACTCAGCTGTTAAGGCTAATGCACACACATCAGCGTTTCATCCTGTGCAGCACTGGACGGTTCCAGCTAATGCAGCAGGAAAAGCGAAGGCTGATGAAATGGCCAACAATGCAACTAAGAATGGTCACCCTGGTGAAGTGCAGAGCAACCTCGTGCAACACCCTCGTCCAATCCTTTATGTCCATTTTGATGTGCCACGGGAGAATGGTGGGTCAGGAGCTCAGCAATGTGGTTCCTCCAGCGTATTTGATCCTCCACTTGAAGGTCAAGCTGCCAACTATGGTGTGAATGGGAGCAACTCAGGCAGTAACAATGGAACCAATGGGCAGAATGGAAGCAACGCTGGCACAAGTACGGCTGCTGCAAATGATGAAAGGACAAACACGGAGATTGATAATGGTGCCATTGACAAAAGTGGACCTGGAGGTGGCAATGGGAGTGGAAGTGGCAGCGGCAATGACACATATGTGAAACGCTTCGCCCCAGCCATTACACCACGAGAAGCACGACTGATGAAATAttgggagaaaaagaaagatcGAGACTTTGGGAAAAAG GTGCGATACCAGAGTAGAAAGAGGTTGGCTGATCAGCGGCCGCGGGTCCGTGGGCAGTTCGTGAAGCAAGCTGTGCAAGATCAGGGTGGACGGGAAGGAGCTGGAGATAGATGA
- the LOC112880422 gene encoding two-component response regulator-like PRR37 isoform X3, producing MACSAGQPLVRSREVTWKTTSSRSAGSASSRRRLSESCSWRVMIQLGRWSVPCFVTAFIPAENGQQAWSYLEDMQNNIDFVLAEVFMPGISGISLLSRIMSHSICKNIPVIMMSSNDAMDTVFKCLSKGAVDFLVKPIRKNELKNLWQHVWRRCQSSSGSGSESGIQTQKCAKSKGGDESDNNIGSNENDHDDDASMGLNARDGSDNGSGTQDLNDLMGLGGNQRMAQSSWTKRAVEIDSPQDMSPDQLADPPDSTCAQVIHPKSEICSNRLLPGTANRNFKKQKDTNDEGKNLEIGAPRNLNMDHQSSPNERPIKPADGRCEYPPENNSKESMIENLEEPTVQAADLIGSMAKNMDAHQATRAADAPNCSSKVPEGKDMNRDNVLPLLELSLKRSRSSVGCANTGQDEQRNILRRSDLSAFTRYHTSVASNQGGTGFVGSSSPHDNSSEAMKTDSTYNMKSNSDAAPIKQGSNGSSNNNDMGSTTKPTTNKERVMSHSAVKANAHTSAFHPVQHWTVPANAAGKAKADEMANNATKNGHPGEVQSNLVQHPRPILYVHFDVPRENGGSGAQQCGSSSVFDPPLEGQAANYGVNGSNSGSNNGTNGQNGSNAGTSTAAANDERTNTEIDNGAIDKSGPGGGNGSGSGSGNDTYVKRFAPAITPREARLMKYWEKKKDRDFGKKVRYQSRKRLADQRPRVRGQFVKQAVQDQGGREGAGDR from the exons ATGGCCTGCTCAGCGGGCCAACCGCTGGTCCGCAGCAGGGAAGTGACATGGAAAACCACCAGCAGCAGGTCTGCTGGGAGCGCTTCCTCCAGAAGAAGACTATCAGAGTCTTGCTCGTGGAGAGTGATGATTCAACTAGGCAGGTGGTCAGTGCCCTGCTTCGTCACTGCAT TTATCCCCGCCGAAAATGGCCAGCAAGCATGGAGTTATCTTGAAGACATGCAAAACAACATAGATTTTGTTTTGGCTGAGGTTTTTATGCCTGGTATATCTGGAATATCTCTGCTGAGTAGGATCATGAGCCACAGTATTTGCAAGAATATTCCAGTGATTA TGATGTCTTCGAATGATGCCATGGATACTGTCTTTAAATGTTTGTCAAAAGGTGCCGTTGACTTTTTAGTCAAGCCTATACGTAAGAATGAACTTAAGAACCTTTGGCAGCATGTGTGGAGACGGTGCCAGAGT TCCAGTGGCAGTGGAAGCGAAAGTGGCATTCAGACACAGAAGTGTGCCAAATCAAAAGGCGGTGATGAATCCGATAACAACATTGGTAGCAACGAAAACGATCACGATGATGATGCAAGCATGGGACTTAATGCAAGGGATGGCAGTGATAATGGCAGTGGCACTCAA GATTTAAATGATCTGATGGGGTTGGGTGGCAATCAGAGAATG GCGCAGAGCTCGTGGACTAAGCGTGCTGTGGAGATTGACAGTCCACAGGATATGTCTCCAGATCAGTTAGCTGATCCACCTGATAGCACTTGTGCACAAGTGATCCACCCAAAATCGGAGATATGTAGCAACAGATTGCTACCAGGTACAGCCAACAGAAACTTCAAGAAGCAAAAAGACACTAATG ACGAGGGGAAGAACTTGGAGATAGGTGCCCCTAGAAATTTAAATATGGATCATCAATCTTCCCCAAACGAGAGACCCATCAAACCAGCAGATGGACGTTGTGAGTACCCACCAGAAAACAATTCAAAGGAATCAATGATAGAAAATTTAGAGGAGCCAACTGTTCAAGCTGCTGATCTAATTGGTTCAATGGCCAAAAACATGGATGCCCACCAGGCAACAAGAGCTGCAGATGCCCCTAATTGCTCTTCCAAAGTGCCAGAAGGGAAAGATATGAACCGTGACAATGTTTTGCCATTACTTGAGTTGAGTTTGAAGAGGTCGAGATCATCTGTAGGTTGTGCCAATACAGGCCAAGATGAACAACGGAATATATTAAGACGATCAGATCTCTCAGCATTCACAAG GTACCATACATCTGTAGCTTCCAATCAAGGAGGGACAGGATTTGTCGGGAGTTCTTCGCCGCATGATAACAGCTCTGAGGCTATGAAAACGGACTCTACTTACAACATGAAGTCAAATTCAGATGCTGCTCCGATAAAACAAGGCTCCAATGGCAGTAGCAATAACAATGACATGGGTTCCACTACAAAGCCTACTACAAATAAGGAGAGAGTGATGTCCCACTCAGCTGTTAAGGCTAATGCACACACATCAGCGTTTCATCCTGTGCAGCACTGGACGGTTCCAGCTAATGCAGCAGGAAAAGCGAAGGCTGATGAAATGGCCAACAATGCAACTAAGAATGGTCACCCTGGTGAAGTGCAGAGCAACCTCGTGCAACACCCTCGTCCAATCCTTTATGTCCATTTTGATGTGCCACGGGAGAATGGTGGGTCAGGAGCTCAGCAATGTGGTTCCTCCAGCGTATTTGATCCTCCACTTGAAGGTCAAGCTGCCAACTATGGTGTGAATGGGAGCAACTCAGGCAGTAACAATGGAACCAATGGGCAGAATGGAAGCAACGCTGGCACAAGTACGGCTGCTGCAAATGATGAAAGGACAAACACGGAGATTGATAATGGTGCCATTGACAAAAGTGGACCTGGAGGTGGCAATGGGAGTGGAAGTGGCAGCGGCAATGACACATATGTGAAACGCTTCGCCCCAGCCATTACACCACGAGAAGCACGACTGATGAAATAttgggagaaaaagaaagatcGAGACTTTGGGAAAAAG GTGCGATACCAGAGTAGAAAGAGGTTGGCTGATCAGCGGCCGCGGGTCCGTGGGCAGTTCGTGAAGCAAGCTGTGCAAGATCAGGGTGGACGGGAAGGAGCTGGAGATAGATGA
- the LOC112880422 gene encoding two-component response regulator-like PRR37 isoform X4, whose translation MQNNIDFVLAEVFMPGISGISLLSRIMSHSICKNIPVIMMSSNDAMDTVFKCLSKGAVDFLVKPIRKNELKNLWQHVWRRCQSSSGSGSESGIQTQKCAKSKGGDESDNNIGSNENDHDDDASMGLNARDGSDNGSGTQDLNDLMGLGGNQRMAQSSWTKRAVEIDSPQDMSPDQLADPPDSTCAQVIHPKSEICSNRLLPGTANRNFKKQKDTNDEGKNLEIGAPRNLNMDHQSSPNERPIKPADGRCEYPPENNSKESMIENLEEPTVQAADLIGSMAKNMDAHQATRAADAPNCSSKVPEGKDMNRDNVLPLLELSLKRSRSSVGCANTGQDEQRNILRRSDLSAFTRYHTSVASNQGGTGFVGSSSPHDNSSEAMKTDSTYNMKSNSDAAPIKQGSNGSSNNNDMGSTTKPTTNKERVMSHSAVKANAHTSAFHPVQHWTVPANAAGKAKADEMANNATKNGHPGEVQSNLVQHPRPILYVHFDVPRENGGSGAQQCGSSSVFDPPLEGQAANYGVNGSNSGSNNGTNGQNGSNAGTSTAAANDERTNTEIDNGAIDKSGPGGGNGSGSGSGNDTYVKRFAPAITPREARLMKYWEKKKDRDFGKKVRYQSRKRLADQRPRVRGQFVKQAVQDQGGREGAGDR comes from the exons ATGCAAAACAACATAGATTTTGTTTTGGCTGAGGTTTTTATGCCTGGTATATCTGGAATATCTCTGCTGAGTAGGATCATGAGCCACAGTATTTGCAAGAATATTCCAGTGATTA TGATGTCTTCGAATGATGCCATGGATACTGTCTTTAAATGTTTGTCAAAAGGTGCCGTTGACTTTTTAGTCAAGCCTATACGTAAGAATGAACTTAAGAACCTTTGGCAGCATGTGTGGAGACGGTGCCAGAGT TCCAGTGGCAGTGGAAGCGAAAGTGGCATTCAGACACAGAAGTGTGCCAAATCAAAAGGCGGTGATGAATCCGATAACAACATTGGTAGCAACGAAAACGATCACGATGATGATGCAAGCATGGGACTTAATGCAAGGGATGGCAGTGATAATGGCAGTGGCACTCAA GATTTAAATGATCTGATGGGGTTGGGTGGCAATCAGAGAATG GCGCAGAGCTCGTGGACTAAGCGTGCTGTGGAGATTGACAGTCCACAGGATATGTCTCCAGATCAGTTAGCTGATCCACCTGATAGCACTTGTGCACAAGTGATCCACCCAAAATCGGAGATATGTAGCAACAGATTGCTACCAGGTACAGCCAACAGAAACTTCAAGAAGCAAAAAGACACTAATG ACGAGGGGAAGAACTTGGAGATAGGTGCCCCTAGAAATTTAAATATGGATCATCAATCTTCCCCAAACGAGAGACCCATCAAACCAGCAGATGGACGTTGTGAGTACCCACCAGAAAACAATTCAAAGGAATCAATGATAGAAAATTTAGAGGAGCCAACTGTTCAAGCTGCTGATCTAATTGGTTCAATGGCCAAAAACATGGATGCCCACCAGGCAACAAGAGCTGCAGATGCCCCTAATTGCTCTTCCAAAGTGCCAGAAGGGAAAGATATGAACCGTGACAATGTTTTGCCATTACTTGAGTTGAGTTTGAAGAGGTCGAGATCATCTGTAGGTTGTGCCAATACAGGCCAAGATGAACAACGGAATATATTAAGACGATCAGATCTCTCAGCATTCACAAG GTACCATACATCTGTAGCTTCCAATCAAGGAGGGACAGGATTTGTCGGGAGTTCTTCGCCGCATGATAACAGCTCTGAGGCTATGAAAACGGACTCTACTTACAACATGAAGTCAAATTCAGATGCTGCTCCGATAAAACAAGGCTCCAATGGCAGTAGCAATAACAATGACATGGGTTCCACTACAAAGCCTACTACAAATAAGGAGAGAGTGATGTCCCACTCAGCTGTTAAGGCTAATGCACACACATCAGCGTTTCATCCTGTGCAGCACTGGACGGTTCCAGCTAATGCAGCAGGAAAAGCGAAGGCTGATGAAATGGCCAACAATGCAACTAAGAATGGTCACCCTGGTGAAGTGCAGAGCAACCTCGTGCAACACCCTCGTCCAATCCTTTATGTCCATTTTGATGTGCCACGGGAGAATGGTGGGTCAGGAGCTCAGCAATGTGGTTCCTCCAGCGTATTTGATCCTCCACTTGAAGGTCAAGCTGCCAACTATGGTGTGAATGGGAGCAACTCAGGCAGTAACAATGGAACCAATGGGCAGAATGGAAGCAACGCTGGCACAAGTACGGCTGCTGCAAATGATGAAAGGACAAACACGGAGATTGATAATGGTGCCATTGACAAAAGTGGACCTGGAGGTGGCAATGGGAGTGGAAGTGGCAGCGGCAATGACACATATGTGAAACGCTTCGCCCCAGCCATTACACCACGAGAAGCACGACTGATGAAATAttgggagaaaaagaaagatcGAGACTTTGGGAAAAAG GTGCGATACCAGAGTAGAAAGAGGTTGGCTGATCAGCGGCCGCGGGTCCGTGGGCAGTTCGTGAAGCAAGCTGTGCAAGATCAGGGTGGACGGGAAGGAGCTGGAGATAGATGA